Proteins co-encoded in one Aspergillus flavus chromosome 2, complete sequence genomic window:
- a CDS encoding uncharacterized protein (kelch repeats protein; containing repeated kelch motif protein) translates to MGKKNKKSAEHKERVAAKQNKKAAQKEKRSKGKKGRDADSDVEDADLDAILAQYAEEQAKFLKVTEVVSGPPSPRSSATVLASPSNRNELLVFGGEYFDGTLATFFNNLFVYNIDKGEWKEVTSPNTPLPRSGHAWCRGGNTGGVYLFGGEFSSPKQGTFYHYNDFWYLDPSTKEWARLETKGKGPPARSGHRMTYYKNYIILFGGFQDTSQQTKYLQDLWIYDCSKYTWYNPILPPASQKPDPRSSFSFLPHEAGAVILGGYSRVKATTSVGGKQMKGGAQRMTMKPMVHQDTWLLRITPPAADAPASATPTIRWERRKKPANAPNPPRAGATMAYHKGRGIMFGGVHDVELSEEGIDSEFFNTLYAWNTDRNRFFPLSLRRPRAQGKKQANQVKSRDRTKADEEELLQNLRALEAKKGIRSQDDDDEMELNTPPVEEESDKPEKPSIVRFEMPHMRFNAQLTVQDDTLFIFGGTYEKGDREFTFNDMYSIDLVKLDGVKEIFYNEPENWNLLNEEEESDDEMDDDEDDEEEEEGDEEEDAMSLDTASPAPTETTVPSVTQEMEQLEVEEPEGEPSVQDSRPLPRPFESLREFFNRTSEEWQKILLETLKAKGLEPEMNIKELRKDAFNIAEEKWWDSREEVMALEDEQEEAGIGEVVSLAERENAGGAGRRR, encoded by the exons ATgggcaagaaaaataagaagtCCGCCGAACACAAAGAACGTGTTGCGGCGAAACAGAACAAGAAAGCTGcccaaaaggaaaagagatctAAGGGCAAGAAGGGTCGGGATGCAGACAGCGATGTAGAAGATGCGGATCTGGATGCCATCCTCGCGCAATACGCTGAAGAGCAGGCTAAATTCCTCAAGGTCACTGAAGTTGTTTCGGGACCACCATCTCCTCGGTCTTCCGCAACTGTGCTGGCGTCCCCCTCAAATCGGAACGAACTGTTGGTCTTCGGTGGAGAGTACTTTGATGGCACTCTTGCTACATTTTTCAACAACCTCTTTGTGTACAATATTGACAAAGGCGAATGGAAAGAGGTCACTAGTCCCAatactcctcttcctcggagtGGACATGCTTGGTGCCGTGGTGGGAATACTGGCGGCGTATATCTTTTTGGAG GTGAGTTCTCGTCTCCAAAACAAGGTACTTTCTATCATTACAATGATTTTTGGTATCTCGACCCGTCGACGAAAGAATGGGCCCGTCTTGAGACCAAAGGCAAGGGTCCTCCTGCCAGAAGTGGCCATAGAATGACTTACTACAAG AACTACATCATCCTCTTTGGTGGTTTTCAGGACACCTCACAGCAAACTAAATATCTTCAAGACTTGTGGATTTACGACTGCTCGAAGTATACCTGGTATAATCCTATACTGCCCCCTGCATCACAGAAACCTGATCctcgctcttctttctctttccttcctcacgAAGCAGGTGCAGTCATCCTTGGTGGTTATTCCCGTGTGAAGGCCACCACTAGCGTAGGAGGGAAACAGATGAAGGGCGGTGCTCAGCGTATGACCATGAAACCTATGGTTCACCAGGACACCTGGCTTCTTCGAATCACACCACCTGCTGCCGATGCTCCTGCCTCTGCAACCCCCACGATCCGTTGGGAACGCAGAAAGAAGCCTGCGAATGCCCCGAACCCGCCTCGCGCAGGTGCTACTATGGCGTATCACAAGGGTCGCGGCATCATGTTTGGTGGTGTCCATGATGTGGAGCTCAGTGAGGAGGGAATTGACAGTGAATTCTTCAATACATTGTATGCCTGGAATACCGACAGAAACCGCTTTTTCCCATTGAGTCTCCGGCGCCCAAGGGCACAGGGCAAAAAACAGGCAAATCAGGTCAAGTCCCGAGACCGGACTAAAGctgatgaggaggagctgCTACAGAACCTTAGGGCTTTGGAGGCGAAGAAAGGCATTCGCAGTcaggatgacgacgatgaaaTGGAACTCAATACTCCCCCAGTTGAAGAGGAGTCTGATAAGCCCGAGAAGCCTTCGATTGTTCGCTTCGAAATGCCTCATATGCGGTTCAACGCACAGCTCACTGTGCAAGATGATACTCTGTTCATCTTCGGAGGTACCTATGAGAAAGGTGATCGTGAATTTACGTTTAATGACATGTACTCTATCGATCTCGTCAAACTTGACGGTGTCAAGGAGATCTTCTATAACGAACCAGAGAACTGGAATCTCCTtaacgaggaggaagagagcgacGATGAAAtggacgacgacgaagatgatgaggaagaggaggagggagatgaagaggaagatgcgATGTCACTGGATACTGCCTCCCCCGCTCCTACAGAGACAACGGTGCCGTCTGTGACGCAAGAAATGGAACAACTCGAGGTAGAGGAGCCAGAGGGAGAGCCATCTGTACAGGATAGTAGGCCTCTTCCCCGACCTTTCGAGAGCTTGCGTGAGTTCTTCAACCGTACTTCTGAAGAGTGGCAGAAGATTTTGCTTGAAACGTTAAAGGCAAAGGGCTTGGAGCCGGAGATGAATATTAAGGAACTGCGCAAGGATGCATTCAACATTGCAGAAGAGAAGTGGTGGGATAGCAGAGAAGAAGTCATGGCTCTCGAAGATGAACAGGAGGAGGCTGGAATCGGCGAGGTAGTTAGCCTTGCCGAGAGAGAAAATGCTGGCGGTGCTGGCCGGCGTCGGTGA
- a CDS encoding putative tyrosine decarboxylase (tyrosine decarboxylase) produces the protein MSDKSVMTAMELKDVTVTAETQASLQQQLWEITQTPWKSGILPSANHLARARASLPSCLANEGVGFEDAKQHILNDIVPAFNGSSISPNYYGFVTGGITPAALFADNIVSAYDQNVQVHLPDHSIATDVESNALGLLVDLLHLERADWHNGIFTTGATASNILGLACGREYVLNVAARKAGVPEESVGEHGLYEVIQASGLSGIQVLSTLPHSSLVKAAGILGIGRANVKNICQESNPLLFDMENLERELARPDKASIVALSCGEVNTGRFATTSIDDMRELRRLCDKYSAWLHVDGAFGIFNRVLDDSPEFATIKKGVAGIELADCIAGDGHKFLNVPYDCGFFLCRHPNEAFNVFQNANAAYLTGNSNGPPSIPSPLNIGIENSRRFRALPVYTSLVAYGRTGYQSMLKKQIRLARMIAGWLFDHSEYNVLPEATTKEELMDQTFMVVLLSAKQDELNKVLAAKINETSKMFVSGTSWQGRPACRIAISNWRVQGDKEFEIVTDVLKSVVEGGTTN, from the coding sequence ATGAGTGATAAGAGCGTCATGACTGCTATGGAACTAAAAGACGTCACGGTCACTGCAGAAACGCAGGCTAGTCTTCAACAGCAATTATGGGAGATCACTCAAACACCATGGAAATCCGGTATCCTTCCTAGTGCCAATCATCTGGCTCGGGCAAGAGCAAGCTTACCATCATGTCTTGCGAATGAGGGAGTGGGGTTTGAGGATGCGAAACAACATATCCTGAACGACATCGTCCCAGCTTTCAATGGAAGCAGTATAAGTCCCAACTACTATGGCTTTGTCACCGGAGGGATAACACCTGCGGCCCTATTTGCGGATAACATTGTATCTGCGTACGATCAAAATGTTCAGGTGCATCTGCCTGACCATTCTATCGCCACGGATGTTGAATCCAACGCTCTGGGTCTCCTTGTCGATCTTTTGCACCTGGAGCGAGCTGACTGGCATAACGGCATTTTCACCACTGGAGCAACGGCGAGTAACATCCTCGGCTTAGCCTGTGGGAGGGAATACGTACTGAATGTCGCTGCACGCAAGGCAGGAGTCCCCGAAGAAAGCGTTGGAGAGCATGGTTTGTATGAAGTCATACAGGCATCCGGATTGTCAGGAATTCAGGTTCTGTCAACATTACCGCATTCATCCCTAGTGAAGGCAGCTGGAATTCTGGGAATCGGTCGAGCAAATGTTAAGAACATTTGTCAAGAAAGTAATCCACTCCTCTTTGATATGGAAAATTTAGAGCGTGAACTAGCAAGGCCAGACAAGGCAAGTATCGTCGCTTTATCCTGTGGTGAAGTCAACACTGGACGTTTCGCGACGACCAGCATCGACGATATGCGAGAACTACGGAGATTGTGCGATAAGTACAGTGCCTGGCTACACGTTGACGGTGCCTTCGGAATTTTCAATCGCGTTCTAGATGACAGCCCAGAATTTGCTACCATCAAAAAGGGAGTTGCAGGCATAGAGCTGGCCGATTGTATTGCAGGCGACGGGCACAAATTTCTCAACGTACCGTATGACtgtggcttcttcctctgtcGCCATCCTAATGAAGCTTTCAATGTGTTCCAGAATGCAAATGCGGCCTATCTGACAGGGAATAGCAACGGACCTCCCTCAATTCCCTCGCCATTGAACATCGGTATAGAGAATTCCAGGCGCTTCAGGGCGCTCCCTGTCTACACTTCACTTGTCGCTTATGGCAGAACTGGGTATCAGTCTATGCTCAAGAAGCAAATTCGATTGGCCAGGATGATTGCCGGATGGTTGTTTGATCACTCGGAGTACAATGTTTTACCGGAGGCTACTACTAAGGAGGAATTAATGGACCAAACTTTCATGGTTGTCCTGCTTAGCGCAAAGCAGGATGAGTTGAATAAGGTCCTTGCAGCCAAGATAAACGAGACATCTAAGATGTTCGTTTCTGGGACCTCCTGGCAAGGGCGACCGGCTTGTCGAATTGCCATCTCCAATTGGAGAGTTCAAGGAGACAAGGAATTTGAAATTGTGACAGATGTGCTGAAAAGTGTTGTTGAAGGAGGAACAACCAATTGA
- a CDS encoding proline iminopeptidase, translated as MAAKLVDKKLHNVPGKLRVAELLFDVPVNYSRPNDGTLRLFARSVRRLTASFDAPKEDKQLPWLVYLQGGPGYGCRPPQENGWIGTALDKGYQVLFLDQRGTGLSSTISAGTLALKGNAIKQAEYLKNFRADNIVRDCEAVRRCLTVDYPEDKRKWSIIGQSFGGFCAVTYLSMFPEGLAEAFICGGLPPLVNDPDPVYARTYEKLEERNKAYYSKFPEDVERVKRIMQYLEENDVSVPSGRLTPARFQQLGLIFGMHGGLDSIHELVLRAWNDLEIFGFLTHPTRTSIDAAGGFDGAVIYAILHESIYCQGQASNWSADRLRSANANFSIDASRPEIWFTGEMIYKDMFDSYDELNEIKEAADILATTKDWPALYDEAQLAKNEVPVYAATYIDDMYVHFSHASNTAAKIKGIKQFITNTMYHNALRAKSDEVMQQLFALRDDSID; from the exons ATGGCTGCCAAACTAGTAGACAAGAAGCTTCACAACGTCCCAG GGAAGCTCCGTGTAGCAGAACTGCTCTTTGACGTTCCAGTCAACTACAGCCGGCCAAATGATGGCACTTTGAGGCTTTTTGCCCGCAGTGTTCGGCGTTTGACGGCTTCATTTGATGCTCCAAAGGAGGACAAGCAACTGCCTTGGCTTGTATACCTACAGGGTGGACCTGGTTATGGATGTCGACCTCCTCAGGAGAATGGCTGGATTGGCACCGCCCTTGACAAGGGATACCAG GTTCTGTTTCTAGATCAACGTGGCACTGGCCTCAGCTCCACGATCAGTGCAGGTACCCTTGCCTTGAAAGGCAATGCAATCAAGCAGGCGGAGTACCTGAAGAACTTCCGAGCCGATAACATTGTCAGAGATTGTGAAGCCGTTCGCCGTTGCCTTACCGTGGACTATCCCGAAGATAAACGTAAATGGAGTATTATCGGCCAGAGTTTCGGTGGTTTCTGCGCTGTGACGTATCTTTCTATGTT CCCAGAGGGGTTAGCGGAAGCGTTTATTTGCGGCGGATTGCCTCCTCTTGTCAATGATCCTGACCCAGTCTATGCACGGACATACG aaaagctgGAGGAGCGAAACAAGGCCTATTACTCCAAGTTCCCTGAAGATGTTGAGAGAGTCAAGAGAATCATGCAGTATCTCGAGGAGAACGATGTTTCTGTTCCGTCCGGGAGACTGACACCCGCGAGATTCCAGCAATTGGGTCTGATATTTGGCATGCACG GTGGCCTTGATAGTATCCACG AGCTTGTTCTGCGCGCCTGGAATGATCTCGAGATCTTTGGCTTCCTGACTCATCCTACGCGCACTTCAATCGATGCCGCAGGTGGCTTTGATGGTGCTGTTATTTATGCCATTCTTCACGAATCTATCTATTGCCAAGG GCAAGCTTCAAACTGGTCTGCGGATAGACTTCGTTCGGCCAATGCGAACTTCAGCATTGATGCCAGCCGACCAGAGATCTGGTTTACGGGCGAAATG ATTTACAAGGACATGTTCGACTCGTACGACGAGCTCAACGAGATCAAGGAGGCGGCAGACATCCTCGCAACTACCAAGGACTGGCCTGCGCTCTATGACGAGGCCCAGCTGGCGAAGAATGAAGTTCCTGTCTACGCTGCTACGTACATAGATGACATGTACGTGCACTTCAGTCATGCCTCAAATACGGCTGCGAAGATCAAGGGTATCAAACAGTTCATTACGAATACCATGTATCATAATGCTCTCCGAGCTAAGTCGGATGAGGTTATGCAGCAGCTTTTTGCCTTGAGGGACGACTCTATTGATTAG
- a CDS encoding vacuolar fusion protein mon1: MDSEIKNQLQDSLGGNDDSKDDITCSSKSSPTMAASSVRERSTSPEGPPPPLPPRPNTLNLLDEGASSSRTLRQSTQSALQSRATTAVSLTDIASHDGGKESYPARGLPGTLRAKASLSHLASPRGSDTADSASVKSSVPQTDFGEVENVFSDFVATESGPMQHDSTGLLQFPEFQADDVDDDFTEEFEPVGDVGDEGENEELVLENWKSKRKHYLILSAAGKPIWTRHGDGGLISTYIGVIQTIISFYEDSQDRLNSFTAGDTKFVIVAKGPLYLVAISRILESETQLKLQLEALYMQILSTLTLPSLTHLFSVRPSTDLKRPLQGSETLLSTLADSFTKGSPSTLLSALECLKIRKAHRQTINNALLKTRTNSLLYGLVVAGGRLVSVVRPRKHSLHPGDLQLIFNMVFEAEAVKAGGGESWIPVCLPGFNSSGYLYMYVSFVDLREDAGNVADDTATKEESVAVILISTDKERFFELQEMRNSFIEQLEKDGSLKIMKEAIDKGRPKTTDIVPGTVLHHFLYKSRGNVQFTMSSYEPDFSSVSRRRRLMSTYNNLHASIHSKHAHVRVHHCVSQSSTSLAWVTPVFQLYCVAGPNANRNALAHSASKIVQWVQQEEERLFIIGGAVF; encoded by the exons ATGGACTCGGAGATTAAAAACCAACTACAGGACTCCCTTGGTGGGAATGATGATAGCAAAGATGACATTACTTGCTCCTCAAAGTCATCTCCCACAATGGCAGCATCTAGTGTCAGAGAACGCAGCACCAGTCCCGAAGGGCCACCGCCACCTTTACCCCCGCGTCCGAATACTTTAAATTTGTTGGACGAAGGGGCATCATCTTCTCGGACTCTTCGGCAATCAACTCAAAGTGCCTTGCAGTCCAGAGCTACTACAGCAGTATCCCTGACAGACATTGCTTCCCATGATGGTGGGAAAGAGAGTTACCCTGCTCGCGGTCTACCCGGGACACTGAGGGCTAAGGCAAGTCTTAGTCACCTGGCTAGTCCAAGAGGCAGCGATACTGCTGATTCTGCAAGTGTCAAAAGCTCTGTACCGCAGACGGACTTTGGTGAGGTAGAGAATGTCTTCAGTGACTTTGTCGCCACAGAGTCTGGACCCATGCAACATGATAGCACAGGTCTGCTCCAATTTCCGGAGTTCCAAGCAGACGATGTAGATGATGATTTTACAGAAGAGTTTGAACCTGTTGGGGATGTTGGAGACGAAGGAGAGAACGAGG AACTAGTCCTTGAGAACTGGAAGTCCAAGCGGAAACATTATCTTATCCTATCTGCTGCTGGAAAGCCAATATGGACGCGACATGGCGATGGTGGTCTGATATCCACGTATATCGGTGTCATCCAGACCATCATATCGTTTTATGAAGATTCGCAAGATCGTCTGAATAGTTTTACCGCTGGAGATACGAAGTTCGTCATTGTAGCTAAAGGACCGCTCTACTTAGTGGCGATAAGTCGGATTCTCGAAAGTGAAACTCAACTTAAGCTTCAACTAGAAGCTTTGTATATGCAGATCTTATCGACCTTAACCCTCCCTTCTCTAACACATCTTTTCTCAGTGCGACCCTCTACCGATCTCAAGAGACCACTACAAGGTTCAGAAACTCTATTGTCTACATTGGCAGACAGCTTCACGAAAGGTTCACCGTCTACCCTCCTTTCGGCATTGGAGTGCCTAAAAATCCGCAAGGCGCACCGCCAGACAATCAATAATGCCCTTCTTAAAACTAGAACTAACAGCCTCCTCTATGGTCTGGTTGTTGCAGGCGGTCGGCTAGTTAGCGTTGTACGACCAAGGAAACATTCACTCCATCCTGGTGATCTACAACTGATTTTCAACATGGTCTTTGAAGCAGAGGCTGTGAAGGCTGGGGGTGGAGAGAGTTGGATTCCTGTCTGTTTACCCGGCTTCAATAGCAGTGGCTACCTCTACATGTATGTCAGTTTCGTTGATCTAAGGGAAGATGCTGGCAACGTTGCGGATGACACGGCGACGAAAGAAGAGTCCGTTGCGGTCATCCTAATCAGTACAGATAAAGAACGGTTTTTCGAGTTACAAGAGATGCGGAACTCCTTCATTGAG CAACTGGAAAAGGACGGCAGCCTCAAAATCATGAAAGAAGCCATTGACAAGGGCCGACCAAAGACGACCGATATTGTGCCAGGGACAGTCTTGCATCATTTCTTGTACAAGTCGCGAGGAAACGTGCAGTTCACCATGTCCTCATATGAACCTGATTTCTCGTCTGTCTCTCGACGTCGGAG ACTAATGTCGACATACAATAACCTCCATGCTAGCATCCATTCCAAGCACGCTCATGTTCGAGTCCACCATTGTGTCTCACAATCCTCAACCTCACTCGCATGGGTAACTCCGGTTTTCCAACTCTACTGCGTCGCTGGTCCGAACGCCAATAGGAATGCCTTAGCTCACAGTGCGAGCAAAATTGTCCAGTGGGTTCAacaagaggaggagaggctGTTCATTATCGGCGGTGCG GTCTTTTGA